The Manis javanica isolate MJ-LG chromosome 6, MJ_LKY, whole genome shotgun sequence genome contains a region encoding:
- the CCDC136 gene encoding coiled-coil domain-containing protein 136 isoform X11 — protein sequence MEDITSELRSLREEISLLEREKESELKEVEQELHLAQAEIQNLRQAAEDSATEHESDIASLQEDLCRAQSELEDMERIRGEYEMEITTLRAEMEMKSSDPSNSLSASDFSELQEELQQLQERYHFLNEEYQALQESNSSLTGQLADLESERTRRATEKWLESQTVRNMISAGSQTSEMDFLEPDPKTQLLRQQLLEAEEQMQDMQNKCKELCCELQELHQHRQASEEEQKQLQRELKCAQNEVLRFQTSHNVTENEELKSKLCALQQKYDTSQSEQSELLKFQLQLQTELQQLKVMRHPAVESQSEKESQCRLQKLQLQYQHIVCEKDKLLHVQQQLQDSLQYHKAEVQHLRDTVASLQDSSEKNAELHAQLQEMKWLYHSSKDELERQKHAYDQLEQDFLLCQQELKELKTTEPILEDKGKCANKCDTLLYRLTELQDKYKASQKEMGQLQVEQCELLENQRRMQEEQGQLQEELHRLSFPLPKSGLFHKSRELLTKLQDLWELQLLYQGMQEEQKKVIHNQESILKEQSELHRELHLFKVSRFQEVLENPEDSKSPKSSKCGQNKSKLIITQMQALQELYEASQTEQELLQREQGRLLEERTRLQADLQLCMEEMQLLQVQAPSMKVSLESYKRSYGSMATSSEKCHSSSGSSTGDESCHRSYGSSQASNESFLQSYGSGNSACEAQSSSSSGSNTCCRNHGSSSSTDDRPAEPEDMEHFEDTVAKVLCQLQGVQAKYQLSQEEHGLLQERMKKLLGKQKLLKEELDNCEKEFKEFMRSLEKPVASQNDKNEIKELQARLRELQLQYQASMDEQGQLLAVQEQLEGQLQCCQEELRQLREEKSVTKETKGETGNKNMNKNADGVKNNKVTKPSLDSQEDSCETGKSLEVVLYYKADSADLDSLTKEEMEEGKEDIKMGTKEECWDELASEPSDPPGMKSLEDQEGHGKSQDQDGKKEDNKDEDNSDSCPEASEENNPLKLSKNKKNMSGMWKPMVFLAIAAVALYVLPHMRLHETGVYLTE from the exons GTGAGCTGCGGTCCCTACGGGAGGAGATTTCTCTGTTAGAGCGTGAAAAAGAAAGTGAACTTAAGGAAGTAGAACAGGAGTTGCACTTGGCCCAGGCTGAGATCCAGAATCTGCGGCAAGCAGCAGAGGATTCTGCAACTGAACATGAGAGTGACATAGCATCCCTGCAGGAGGATCTCTGCCGGGCGCAGAGTGAACTCGAAGACATGGAGCGCATTCGAGGAGAGTATGAGATGGAGATCACCACCCTCCGTGCAGAGATGGAAATGAAGAGCTCTGACCCATCCAATAGTTTAAGTGCCTCAGATTTCTCTGAGTTGCAAG AAGAATTGCAGCAACTGCAGGAACGCTACCACTTCCTGAACGAGGAGTACCAGGCCCTGCAGGAGAGCAACAGCAGCCTCACAGGGCAGCTTGCAGATCTGGAGAGTGAAAG GACACGGAGAGCAACAGAAAAGTGGCTGGAGTCCCAAACAGTAAGGAATATGATATCAGCAGGGTCTCAGACTTCGGAAATGGATTTCCTAGAACCTGATCCTAAAACCCAGTTGTTGAGACAGCAGCTGCTGGAAGCTGAGGAGCAGATGCAGGACATGCAGAATAAG TGTAAGGAATTATGTTGTGAGTTGCAAGAGCTACATCAGCATCGCCAGGCCAGCGAGGAGGAGCAGAAGCAGCTGCAGAGGGAGCTCAAGTGTGCCCAGAATGAGGTGCTTCGGTTTCAGACTTCCCACAATGTCACTGAG AATGAGGAGTTGAAGTCCAAACTCTGTGCCCTGCAGCAGAAGTATGATACTAGCCAAAGTGAGCAGAGTGAGCTCTTGAAGTTCCAACTGCAACTTCAGACCGAGCTCCAGCAGCTCAAAGTCATGAGACACCCAGCCGTAGAGAGCCAGAGTGAAAAG GAGTCACAGTGCCGGCTACAGAAGCTGCAGCTCCAGTACCAGCACATCGTGTGTGAGAAGGATAAGCTGCTGCATGTGCAGCAGCAGCTGCAGGACAGCCTGCAGTACCACAAGGCCGAGGTGCAGCACCTCAGGGACACGGTGGCCTCCCTCCAAGACAGCAGTGAGAAG AATGCAGAGTTGCACGCCCAGCTTCAGGAGATGAAGTGGCTGTACCACAGCAGCAAAGATGAGCTGGAGCGGCAGAAGCACGCGTATGATCAGCTTGAACAGGACTTCCTGCTTTGCCAGCAAGAGTTGAAGGAACTCAAGACCACTGAGCCCATCCTAGAGGACAAGGGAAAGTGTGCTAATAAG TGTGATACCCTGCTATACAGACTGACAGAATTGCAGGACAAGTACAAAGCCAGCCAGAAGGAGATGGGGCAGCTGCAAGTGGAGCAGTGTGAGCTCCTGGAGAATCAGAGGAGGATGCAGGAGGAGCAGGGCCAGCTGCAAGAAGAGCTGCACAGGCTCTCATTCCCGCTACCCAAGTCTGGGCTCTTCCATAAG AGTCGGGAGCTTCTGACAAAGTTACAGGATCTGTGGGAACTACAGCTGCTCTACCAAGGAATGCAAGAGGAGCAGAAAAAAGTGATACACAATCAAGAAAGCATATTAAAAGAACAATCAGAGCTGCACAGAGAGCTGCACCTTTTCAAAGTATCTCGTTTCCAAGAAGTGTTGGAGAATCCTGAGGATTCCAAATCACCTAAGTCTTCAAAATGTGGTCAAAATAAG TCCAAGCTGATCATCACCCAGATGCAGGCCCTACAGGAGCTGTATGAGGCCAGCCAGACCGAGCAGGAGCTGCTGCAGCGGGAGCAGGGGCGGCTCCTCGAGGAGCGGACGAGGCTGCAGGCCGACTTGCAGCTCTGCATGGAAGAAATGCAGCTGCTCCAGGTCCAGGCCCCTTCTATGAAAGTGAGCCTTGAGTCCTACAAGAGGTCCTATGGTAGCATGGCCACCAGCAGTGAGAAGTGTCACAGTAGTTCCGGTAGCAGCACTGGTGATGAGAGCTGCCACAGGAGCTATGGCAGCTCCCAGGCCAGCAATGAGAGCTTCCTGCAGAGCTATGGCAGTGGCAACAGTGCCTGCGaggcccagagcagcagcagcagcggctCTAACACCTGTTGCAGGAATcatggcagcagcagcagcactgACGACAGACCTGCTGAGCCTGAAGACATGGAG CACTTTGAAGACACAGTGGCCAAGGTGctgtgccagctgcagggagTGCAGGCCAAGTACCAGCTCAGCCAGGAGGAGCATGGGCTGCTGCAGGAGCGCATGAAAAAGCTGCTGGGCAAGCAGAAGTTGCTGAAGGAAGAGTTGGACAACTGCGAAAAGGAATTCAAGGAGTTCATGAGAAGCCTTGAAAAGCCTGTTGCCTCCCAGAATGACAAGAATGAG ATCAAAGAGCTGCAAGCCAGGCTGCGGGAGCTGCAGCTGCAATATCAGGCCAGCATGGACGAGCAGGGGCAGCTTCTGGCAGTGCAGGAGCAGCTGGAGGGGCAGCTGCAGTGCTGCCAGGAGGAGCTTCGCCAGCTCCGGGAAGAGAAGTCTGTCACCAAAGAAACCAAAGGAGAGACTGGCAATAAGAATATGAACAAGAATGCTGATGGGGTTAAAAATAACAAGGTTACCAAGCCAAGCCTGGACAGTCAGGAAGACAGTTGTGAGACTGGAAAG aGTCTGGAGGTGGTACTGTACTACAAGGCTGACTCTGCAGACTTAGATAGTCTAACAAAAGAGgaaatggaggaaggaaaggaggacatCAAAATGGGAACAAAGGAGGAGTGCTGGGATGAACTAGCTTCTGAGCCATCAGACCCGCCAGGGATGAAGTCCCTAGAAGATCAGGAGGGACATGGGAAGTCCCAAGACCAGGATGGCAAGAAAGAAGACAACAAAGATGAGGATAACAGTGACTCTTGTCCTGAAGCTTCAGAGGAAAACAACCCCCTCAAACTTTctaagaacaaaaag AACATGTCTGGGATGTGGAAGCCTATGGTGTTCTTGGCAATTGCGGCTGTGGCTCTGTATGTGTTACCCCACATGCGACTGCACGAGACAGGGGTCTACCTCACGGAGTGA